A single Antechinus flavipes isolate AdamAnt ecotype Samford, QLD, Australia chromosome 5, AdamAnt_v2, whole genome shotgun sequence DNA region contains:
- the CNPY2 gene encoding protein canopy homolog 2 → MAGCGGLALLLAALLGSAWARRSQDLHCGACRALVDELEWEIAQVDPKKTIQMGSFRINPDGSQSFVEVPYARSEAHLTELLERVCEQMKEYGEQANPTTHRKNYVRVVNRDKQVSELDTEGIRIDGDIRASLKFACESIVEEYEDELIEFFSRETDNVKDRLCSKRTDLCDHALHISHDEL, encoded by the exons ATGGCGGGCTGCGGGGGGCTGGCCCTGCTCCTGGCCGCCCTGCTGGGCAGTGCGTGGGCGCGGAGGAGCCAGGACCTGCATTGTGGAG CTTGCAGGGCTCTTGTGGATGAACTGGAGTGGGAAATTGCCCAGGTAGATCCCAAGAAGACCATCCAGATGGGTTCCTTTCGTATTAACCCTGATGGCAGCCAGTCATTTGTGGAG GTGCCCTATGCCCGCTCAGAAGCACACTTGACTGAACTGCTGGAACGGGTTTGTGAACAAATGAAGGAATATGGGGAACAGGCTAACCCTACCACTCATCGAAAGAATTATGTACGCGTAGTGAACCGGGACAAGCAAGTTAGTGAGCTGGACACGGAGGGCATTCGAATTGATGGAGACATCAGAGCCAGCCTCAAGTTTGCG TGTGAGAGCATCGTAGAAGAATATGAGGATGAGCTTATTGAGTTCTTTTCCCGAGAGACTGACAATGTTAAAGACCGACTCTGTAGCAAACGTACTG ATTTATGTGACCATGCCCTGCACATATCTCATGATGAGCTGTGA